The following nucleotide sequence is from Methanofollis fontis.
AACGGCGACTATATCCTGCGAGTGGAGGACATCCACAAACGCTACGGTGACCGCGAGGTGCTGCGCGGCGTCTCGTTCAATGTTCGGAAGGGCGAGACAAAGGTGTTCATCGGCCCATCCGGGACCGGGAAGAGCACGCTTCTGCGCTGCATCAACCAGCTGACCCCGCCCGACCAGGGTCGGGTGTTCCTGCATGACGAGGAGGTGACGAACTCGGGTTCCCGGATCAACGCCTATCGTCAGCGGATGGGGATGGTGTTCCAGAACTTCTACCTCTTCGACCACCTGACGGCATTGCGGAACGTGGAGATCGCCCTTTTGAAGGTGAAGCGGATGGAAGCGAAGGCGGCGCGGGAAAAGGCGCTCTTCGAACTCCGTCGTGTGGGGATGGAGGACTGGGCCGACAACTATCCTGCCGAACTCTCGGGTGGTCAGGCGCAGCGGGTCTCGATCGCCCGTGCGCTTGCGATGGACCCGGACGTGATCCTCTTCGACGAACCCACCTCGGCGCTGGACCCGGAACTGA
It contains:
- a CDS encoding amino acid ABC transporter ATP-binding protein, producing the protein MENGDYILRVEDIHKRYGDREVLRGVSFNVRKGETKVFIGPSGTGKSTLLRCINQLTPPDQGRVFLHDEEVTNSGSRINAYRQRMGMVFQNFYLFDHLTALRNVEIALLKVKRMEAKAAREKALFELRRVGMEDWADNYPAELSGGQAQRVSIARALAMDPDVILFDEPTSALDPELTREVIEVMKNLSRDGMTMLVVTHEMGFALSAASEILFMEHGRIVEQGSPAEVRSGSGFERTRAFVGKLGDSGMSNE